In Geotalea uraniireducens, one genomic interval encodes:
- the thiF gene encoding sulfur carrier protein ThiS adenylyltransferase ThiF gives MQLRINERLVDVPAGATIAVIRDRCKPGADVLIRNGFPAPPETPLVEGDELFLIRRGELPTQEELEYQLVARHTPRVYERLKEARVGIAGVGGLGSTVAIALARVGVGRLVLADFDIVEPSNLNRQQYFVDQLGEYKVDALTATLRRINPYVAVTPHRVLLGPENVAPLFAGCTVVVEAFDRAEMKSMLVDAVMTGLPATTVVAASGLAGYGPNNDIRTVRVSRRLYLVGDLTSEARPGCGLMAPRVGIAASQQANTVIRLLLDETEP, from the coding sequence ATGCAGCTGCGGATCAATGAGCGGCTGGTCGATGTCCCGGCCGGCGCCACCATCGCGGTCATCCGCGACCGCTGCAAGCCCGGCGCCGACGTGCTGATCCGCAACGGCTTCCCGGCGCCGCCGGAGACGCCGCTGGTCGAGGGGGACGAGCTGTTCCTGATCCGCCGCGGCGAGCTTCCGACGCAGGAGGAGCTCGAATACCAGCTGGTCGCCCGCCACACGCCGCGGGTCTACGAGCGGCTCAAGGAGGCCCGGGTCGGCATCGCCGGGGTCGGCGGCCTCGGCTCCACCGTCGCCATCGCCCTGGCCCGGGTCGGGGTCGGCCGGCTGGTGCTCGCCGACTTCGACATCGTCGAGCCGTCCAATCTCAACCGCCAGCAGTACTTCGTCGACCAGCTCGGCGAGTACAAGGTCGACGCCCTGACCGCCACCCTGCGGCGGATCAACCCCTACGTCGCGGTGACCCCCCACCGGGTGCTGCTCGGCCCGGAGAACGTCGCGCCGCTCTTCGCCGGCTGCACGGTGGTCGTCGAGGCCTTCGACCGGGCAGAGATGAAGAGCATGCTGGTCGACGCGGTCATGACCGGGCTGCCGGCGACGACGGTGGTGGCCGCCTCCGGGCTGGCCGGCTACGGCCCGAACAACGACATCCGCACCGTCCGGGTCTCCCGCCGCCTCTACCTGGTCGGCGACCTTACCTCCGAGGCCCGCCCCGGCTGCGGGCTGATGGCCCCGCGGGTCGGCATCGCCGCCTCCCAGCAGGCCAACACGGTGATCCGGCTGCTCCTCGACGAAACCGAACCGTAG